GCTGCGCGAAACAAGGACTGCTGTGAATGAACAAAATGGCAGCATTAAAGAAAATGGAGACTTGTTGTGATGAGATAGTCTATTTATTGAGATGAGATGTTAGACGACCCGGTGCACTGATCTACGACATGTGGAGAGTTGAACATTTACATCAATTGAGTCTTCACGCTTAACCTATGCACCAATGATGATTACTTACCATAAAATCTAGTACAACGGCTGCTGCTGTCTTACCAGTCGCTGTCACATCTTCAGGCCCAAAGACAAATAAAATATCTGCTGCCAGCACAAATTAGGAATGCTTCTGCGTTACTCCTTAATTTATTTCCTTACCTGTACATATTGCTTTCTAGCCACGTGCTATGCCTTGTCAAAAGGATGAATCTGAGATAGAGACAACTTTACTGTTGGCATTATTGAACCAAGCAGTTTTTATGGCATCCCATTGGATTATATCATCCAATGATATGATGAGCTGCTGCTGCATTACTGCTGCTTATCTTGCATAATATGTTTGATTAACCGATGACAGCGGTGGGTAGTCAGCCAAAAATGTCTATTTATTATGCTTATTGTTATTGGAGCATTTAAAGCTTGAGCagaacatatttataaattgtttctattaatGCTACAACCATTTTCCAATATCACAGACTATACTGCATGTATAAACTCTTTTGTCATAATTTTATAGCGATATATTGTTGTCGATATGAACAGTGAGTTTTAAGCAGTATTACAAATAGAATATATTTGCTTAACCCTAATGAAACAATAGAATGAAACAGTAAAGGCATTTTCTGGATGGATTAGGCGTGTTCACTGATCCTTAGCGCTAATGATAAATATGACCAGTTTCGGCTCGTAGACCATTGTGTGTCACTATAGTAGTAGAATCTCTTCTCGTACTACTTGGCCTCAGTGTGAGCGGTCAGAGACGGAATACTCATAAACAAGCAAGCAGTTGATCACACCTGATGTGAAGGAGGTAGCTTAAGATGGGCATCAGGAACAGTTGTTTGGCTAAAACGATTATCATTCTGCTTGAAATAGTGAAGATAGGAGTGGTGGTAGCATCTGGCAAAGTGAATGAAACAATACCAGGCTGTGTAGCACGAGTTCAAACAGACACTGGTATAAAATGGATTAGCCTTGAGGATGACTATACTTTATCAAAAGACACGGCGTAAGTACATAAATCCTATCACACTCGACATCACTATCGCTTATTAAGGCTCAATCTTTTAATTTGGAAGTGATAAAATACATGGCATGCATGTAAAGATACAGCTAGGAAAAACGCTTCTCACttcttgtaaaaattttaaattgcagTTCATGTAAAAGGATTAGATTAAACTACGTGTTTTATATATAGGAGTTCAGTTAGTTATGATAAACACTGTTCCAGGTACCAATATGAAGCAAAGGACTATGATGTAATCTTGCTATGGAGACCCTGTGTACCCTTCAATGTTACCTTACCACCCAGTGTGAAATCTTTTGAAAACACATGCCATAATACATATGTAAGTCTTTCTTATATCATAGGTGTGAGTCTGTACATATCTCACAAACCACAGATTACCATTTTGAAATTTGTGCTGATCTCTTGACTCGGGACTGATTTGTCAAATATAATGACGATACTCGATTTGAGCCTATGATGTTGACCTCTTATGTTTAGCACCACACCTGATGAGCATAACTAGTAAATCGTTTATATTCCCACATTTTACATTCTATGGCACTCAAAGAATACTATCTGTTCAACAATAGTTGTGCTGTTGTTCTATAATCAGGCAGAGGTGACAGGTTTTAATTGAGTTACAATCATATCTTTGAAGGTAAACTGTGTCACAGATAGGCATGGCCAGTTATTGTTGTCACATAAAGCAAAAGCTCGTGTCATATTTAAGCTTTGAATATGCCTTTGTATTATTGAAAGTTTCTTGTTTTGTAGAGCGCTCGAAAAAACCACAATAGAACATGCATTGGCCTGGGAAGCGTGCCCCATTTTAGTGTAGTGGATGGAGGAGTTGAAATAGCCTACAGCGTGCATGACGAGTATGTACCTGTTTGCTGTATCCTATGTAATGCCAATGTAGATTAATACTTCGCTTAGCCAAAATATTATGCAAATCGTGTTAGATATTGCCAGCATTGAGTATGATTAAGGAGTTTGTCTGTGAGGGATGCAAAAGTCTAACAGTATAGTTAGAGTTCAACAGCATAGTTAGATTTTAACAGTATAGCAAGAGTTTAACAGTATAGCAAGAATCTAACAGTATGGCAAGAGTCTAATAATACAGCAGAAATAATTGGAGAGTTGATTCAGAGGTAATCTTTCACAAGTTTTACTACATAAAAATGTTCATCCCTTGATTCTGGGTAATTGCACACTTTTTAATGAATACTAGACATAGATTTTGCTAGACATAGATTCTACTAGACATAGATTCTGCTAAATATAGATTCTACTAAACATAGATTCTACTAGACATAGATTCTACTAGACATAGATTCTACTAGACATAGATTCTACTAGACATAGATTTTGCTAGACATACATTCTACTAGACATAGATTCTACTAGACATAGATTCTACTAGACATAGATTTTGCTAGACATAGATTCTGCTAAACATAGATTCTACTAGACATACATTCTACTAGACATAGATTCTACTAGGCATAGATTTTGCTAAAACTCTCCTTGATAAAAAACTCATACTATTACTGAACGGTAATATCTTATCTCCTACAAATATTTGCTGTGATAAGCACTGATTAGGCTGTTGTAGCCCTAACTTGTCAACAAAGGTACAGCTGGTGTGTAATATGACAGTAGAAAAGGGGAATTTATTATGTGATAAAGACTGTGGGAGCAACTCATTGGTGAGTCATTCAAACATCTATGATGCATAATAGACATAATATGGTAGACATACCCAAAAGTGATTCAACTGTATTGCGTTTGTATTTCATCATCACACATACTAATGTTTCTCACCATAGTCTACTTCGCTGACATAGAAGTTTGGTTGCATTTCAAACCAATGACACAACAGCCTATTTGACTTTTCATAGTCAGCTACAATGTACTAGTTGCTACTATTATTTTATACTCCAAGACAGCCTCCCATTCTAGTCTAGCAATTTGCAGCATTAGGCctataatttttgaaatattctTTTTGATTTTCCGTGTAATGTATTACAACAATTTATATTTGTGGATGCTGTTTAAGGTGCTAAAGTTCTCTTCAAAGTATGTCTGCCTTAGAGACAGCCCAAACTCTCTTATTCCTGTACCCCATTCAAGAGTTGAACCCGGGCTAGGAATTGGATCTCTTATACTGATTGTGTAAGTGATAAGGAGTTGGCAGTGCGATAGTTTTCAGTAGGAGCAATATGATACAAGGATGATGTGGAAACTCACGACAAACACACCCCATGCTTGTTATTGGTAGCTTTTACAGCGCctttattcatttttatcaaTCAGAACTTTTCTCGTAAACTTAGCATGCGCTCATATATCAACACTGCACTGTAAACATCAGACATTATAAGTATTGTAAATATTGCCATCAACTGATTGAtgtgattttatatatattcactTATCAAGTGCATTCTTTATATATCAACCATTCCATACAACTGTCACTTAAATACGTCTGTGCTAACAGCCAAGACCCAATAGCACAGAAAGGTCCTTCAGTGCTTTTAATCACTGTACTAAAGATTCCCAATTCCTTCTCTGCGCTCATTTAGACCACCAAATATAGTTTACACACATGTTCATTGATGAATAAAACCCAAAACTTAAGAACTGTATTTTCAATACATCTAGTGATTGCAATATGCATTTTGTCCAACTATCTTTGCCCTCTCAACAACATAGCTCataatttgtattttaaaagAACATTTTGTAAAGATTTTGATGCTACAAATAAATACAGCCTTATCATCATGCCATATAGCCAAACAGTGCTGTATTATTTTGTAGAGCTGGTTCCATACTTTTGGTATATCTATTGGTTGGTATAATCCATGGGAGTCTCTTGGGTCGCTCTGGCTGCGATAGACTACCTAATTCAGATTTTTGGATGGAATTACCCTATCTTGTCAAGGTGGGTAAATTGATGTCTTCAAATAAATCTTATGAAAATCTACAGGACCCTAGGAAAAACATAGCCTTAGAGGCTTCCGTTTACCACAAAAACACACAAGCTAAACTATGTAAACTAGTTGGAAGAGGTGTTGATAATGTTACAGTGAATAAACGATCAGCCTTCCACTTCCAACTGTCTGTGAGACATTAGCG
Above is a window of Watersipora subatra chromosome 3, tzWatSuba1.1, whole genome shotgun sequence DNA encoding:
- the LOC137392188 gene encoding uncharacterized protein isoform X2, with product MGIRNSCLAKTIIILLEIVKIGVVVASGKVNETIPGCVARVQTDTGIKWISLEDDYTLSKDTAYQYEAKDYDVILLWRPCVPFNVTLPPSVKSFENTCHNTYSARKNHNRTCIGLGSVPHFSVVDGGVEIAYSVHDDPNLSTKVQLVCNMTVEKGNLLCDKDCGSNSLVLKFSSKYVCLRDSPNSLIPVPHSRVEPGLGIGSLILIVAGSILLVYLLVGIIHGSLLGRSGCDRLPNSDFWMELPYLVKDGCRFTFMCRTPRPVYGRRKRKKDIYQPIIYDNNIPIVDV
- the LOC137392188 gene encoding uncharacterized protein isoform X1, yielding MGIRNSCLAKTIIILLEIVKIGVVVASGKVNETIPGCVARVQTDTGIKWISLEDDYTLSKDTAYQYEAKDYDVILLWRPCVPFNVTLPPSVKSFENTCHNTYSARKNHNRTCIGLGSVPHFSVVDGGVEIAYSVHDDPNLSTKVQLVCNMTVEKGNLLCDKDCGSNSLVLKFSSKYVCLRDSPNSLIPVPHSRVEPGLGIGSLILIVAVLFCRAGSILLVYLLVGIIHGSLLGRSGCDRLPNSDFWMELPYLVKDGCRFTFMCRTPRPVYGRRKRKKDIYQPIIYDNNIPIVDV